CTCAACTTGCGTCAGCCGCTCCGCTCCGATGACGATACCGTAGTCTCCATCTCCCACCAGGTTTCGCACCTGGTTCTCCTGCGTTTCTTCAAAACGCCAGTAGCCTACCAGACCCTCCGTTTTAGCAGATGGAGGGAGCCGTCGCCGCATGTTGGCCTGAATTTGTTCTTGAGTACGTGCCGTATTCCAAATGCGAACTTCAGCGATAACACCATCAAAGCTGGCTTTGATGGAAGCTGAATTGCTCGAACCAGTCAGATACCGAGTCAGTCCACCAATCATCAGGGAGGACTGAAACAATTCGCTTGAGGCTGCCGCCCTCATACTCTCATGGATAGGACTAAATTGTTTTTTGAGAATCAAATCTTCTGCGGCAGCTAATTCTCCCTGGAGATAGAGTCGAATAACATTGCCGTCAAAAACAACAGCGATATGCAAGAATGAATTGACATCGATCTTTCCGCCATGAAACTCGTGAATGCCAAGCATTCCCATGTTCACGGGGTCATGGATTGTGCTGTTCAGCAACCGTGAGATTGGTAGACCGACCATTCTCACAAAATATATTTTCCCATAAGCTATAAATATAGAATATTCGATATCATACTGAGTGCCTTTAACTAGAATTATGCCAGCATTCGCTGTGTTAGGCTTCACCCAAGCCTCTAAGCTATAGAGATTATTTTGACCAAAAGATATTGCGCTTTTCTGCCTAGAAGCTTGCCAATCAAGATTGACAGAAAAAGCGATCGCATCCTCGGAAGCATAGCGCCCTAAAGGCCTTCCATCACTAACATCGAAAGCGTCAATATGACCGTTTTCTGATAGTGCTAAAACCACTCTATTGTTTTCGCTAATTTTGATTTCTTTGATTTCATAATTAACGGGATCAGAAGAAATTAATAATCCGTTATTTGGATGACAAATCTCAATGGAATGACTTGCTAAAGCAAGAATACTCTCATCAGAACTGAGCACAAAATCTCGAATAAACGAAGATTTAATTTCTGGGAAATTTATATAATCTGCCAGACTGATGAAGGGTGAGTCGGTAAAATCCCAGTAATAGGGTGAACCACCCGAAAGAGTCAAAAAAGCACCTGTCCCATCAGACTTTAAGCGAAACTTTTCGATTGGTGTGCTGAGCGAAACGAACTTGTCGTCTCGCTCAATAGCCAATCTAGGATACGTTCCATAAATCAGAATTGAATGAGGTATACAGTAGCCAACTACAGGATTTTCTTCATAGAAATGAGATGCCCGAATTGTTAATTCATCAACTCTTTTTTGCCCTTTAGTGATTTCCTCATGCAACGTACCCAACCAACCTTCTGGAGTCAGGCGAGTGCCTTGTGCTGACGCAAGTTCATTGAGCAGCTGGAAGGTTTCTCCATAGGGATCTTGCTCGATTCCCTTGAAATAGCTATTAAGTTTTTCAAGGTGTAAATTTATTTCACTTATCGTTTTTTCGAACTGCTGAACTGAAGTATGCTCATAGGCTGTGGCTAGAATATCCAGAGACTTAATCAAGGTGCCATCGAGATGCCAGATATCGATATATCCATCAATACTAATTGCAGCGATCGCCTCACCATCGCTACTGAAATTCAGATCGCCAATTTTTGCAGGCGTTTTCCAGAGAGGATGATTGCCTATAAATGTTCGTAGACAAGTGAGCTTTGCGGATGAGATATCGGGCATCTCAATCGCCCACAGTTCGATGAAACTGCGCTGATCAGATTGAGGAGATCGAGCAACAGCCAAAAGCTTACCATCAGTCTTTAAGCAGATGTGATCAATAGTTTCTTGGTTAGGTAAAGAAAGGCGCTTGAGGGCTGCACCCTCCGGACTCCACAAGGTAACATGACCAGCAGGACTGACCGTTAAAACGCTAACAACATTGCTTACGCTGACATACTGCTCGGCCCCTCTGAATTGAATTCCAGCCGGGAAAGGTAGATGATTGAGCTGCTCCTGGGTTACCACAAAGTCTTCTAGAAAGCTTTTGAGTTTAGGGAGTTCACGACCTTTCTGCTGTAAATCTTCCACAATTCGGCAGATGCGAACCCCTTGATAAGCCTCAATCACTGGTTTTTTGGATTTATTGTCAGCGATAGCAGCGGTGGCGGCCGGTTCATCAGAAATGGAGTTGGGCATGGTATCTTTCCGAAGAGTCTCATCTCCTTTAGAAAATGTGTTTTCCTGAGGGAGAGTTTCCGCCTCGGCGATCGCGGCATGATGGAGAGCCACTAAGTCCCAGTTGATATTGAAGACTGGACTACCAGACGATCCATAGTCTGAACCAGTTGTATACCGAACAAAGTTGTCTAACAAGCCATTTTTGTCATAGTCCAACACCCGATTGTCGTTTTGCACAAGCTGTTTTTCTTGGCCCTTGGGGTGCTGCACCAACAGCACGCGATCGCCCAGTATAGGTTTGACCTTTTGAGCAGAATGCTGAGACTTAGCCCCGTTAGGTTCTAGAGCATTGAGCTGCTTTACCTGATCGGCAGAAAGACCAGGAGCAACGTTTGACTCATCCCCGACTAATTGCAGCCAGCCAAAAACGTAACCCGCCTGGCGCGTAAATTGACCTGCCTCCAGTTGCACTAGGGAATAGTCCAACGCAGCATTGGTGACAAAGAGCATGCTCGGTGCAAAGGTATAGTCAACGGACTGCTGCAGCAGCCCTGTACTATCGCGAACGTAATTGAACTGCGCTACACATTCCAGGGCTTCCTCTGGGTCAGCAATAACGTGGTGATTGGTCATAAGGTGGGTGCCGCCCACCAAAAAGCCCGTACCAATGGGAATGGGATTAATTTTGGCCAGTTGTGACTCGTCCAGGCTTCTCAAAGCTTTTAGAGGAGAATCTTGAGCTGGGTTATAGGTATCTGTGGGCCTAAAAATATCCTCAGCCACCTGCTCAGGAATGGCAAAAATTTCCCTGAGTGTTGCCTCACTGGTATAGTCCGCTACGTTCTCAGAGACCTCAATACTACTAATTAAAGCGTTCCATGCTTTGAGAGAGAAGTAGCGAGCGATACGGCAAATGGCTCGACTCCGCTCAGTCCCCACCTCCAAAGAGGTCAGGGGCAGGAAGGTCGTTTGATCTTTCGCCACGGTAAACTGCTTGGCTTGTTTGCCATACTGCCTTTCTCGGGTAATCTCTAGAACCCGATTTAGATCTTCTTTTTTTACTTCGACGTTTTCTATTTCATCTTCCTTAGGGGCACCTGTTCCGGCCACCCGAAACCAGCGCTTCCAGCGGCTTCTGCCCAGATTGCCCTGCAACCACCACCATTCTTGAAGCCGCCTATAGTTAGACTGATCAACCTGAGCATCGGAGAAGAAAGATCCCATAGAGGCACCCACGGCAGAAAATTGTGGCAATACTGAGGGTCAATTACTAACTCTTTTAGGAAAAACGTGATTTTCATGGTTGTCTAGTTCTTTTCATGATTCTTTGCGAACTGTCTCTAGTCAGCGCTCGAGCCAATGATTTATCGCCCGAAAAAACAAAAAATCTTAGGAATTGAGCGGTTCTCCGCCCAGGCTTTTGTGCTTAAGTAATTATCTAAGTCGTCAGTCCAAAAAAACTCAGGCATAGCAGTGAGGGTGCACTTTAGTGACAAGCTGGCCACCTCAGACAGCCAACCGAGATATTCGCGGTCAGCGGTTTGACCAGCCATCGCTACCCGCCGATTTACAGGGGGCGATCGCCGGGCAGCGCCCTCTGCAAAAAATTCTTCTGCTCAGCCTGTTGCTGTTGGGCTGTGCCCTGACCAGCGCCCTGGTGTCGGTACTGACCACCACCAAGGGGCTAGAGTTGGTTGGCCTGGGGCGCTTTGGCGGCACCTTTTCAGAGTCTCTGGCCACAACCGCAATTCTGATCACCTGGCTGGGGGTAGCGATCTATCAACCCTGGGTGAGGGCTTTGGCGGTGGTAGTAGTGGGGCTGGGGCTGGCGATCGCCCTCCAGGCATTGCTCGATCGCCTAGAAATGATTGCCCTGGTCGATCGCTACTTTTTTGTGGCAACGACCATTACTGTGCTGGTCTGCTGGTCGCTCTACGCCATGACCTTTGAGCTGGTGCGCTGGGCGATCGCCACCATCGACATTCTCTTTGTGCGGGCATCGCGGGTGCAGCCGCTGGTGCTGGGGGCGGTAATGCTGGGGGCGATCGCCGGATCGCTCATCGGCAGCAGCCCCGACCCCTACCAGATCGGCGGCATTCCTGCGGCCACCCCCGCCGAGACCCTAGTCGCCCGCCTGGTGGGCATGGCGCTCACGGTGGCGCTGCCCCTGGCGGCCTGGGGGGCCAACCGCCACCGCCATAGCCCCTGGCAACACCCCGATCGCCTGCGCGATTTGGCCCTGGTCTGGGGGGCGGTGGGGGGCACCTCCTTCTACGACCTCAACCTCGACCAGGTCAACTTTGCCGGGGCCAGCCTAGCGAATACTGATTTACGGGGGCGATCGCTCTACCGCACCTGTTTCCGCCAGGCCCAGCGGCTAGAGCGCGCCCGCACCGACAACCGCTACCTCGATCTCGACAACCCCAAGGTACAGGCCCTGCTCACCCACGGCACCAGCGCCGATCGAGACTTTCGCGGGCTGAATTTGCAGGGCATCAACCTGCGCCGCACGGCGGATTTTCCCCCTGCCGACCTGCAAGAAATAGACTTTTCGGGGGCCAACCTGATGGGGGCCGACCTGCGCGGGGCCAACCTGACCGGCAGCAGTTTAGCCCAGGCCAACCTGGTCAATGCCGATCTGAGCGAGGCCACCCTCACCGACACCTGCATCGAAGACTGGCACCTCAGCCCCAGTACCCGTTTTCAGGGAGTAATCTGCCAGCGGGTGTTTCTGCGGCGCAGCCCCAAGGGTCACTTCCTCGACCCCCAGCCCGAGCGGGGCGAATTTCAGCCAGGGGAATTCGAGGTCTGGGTGGCCGCCATTCAGCGCAGCGTCAGCCTCAGTTTCCAGGAGGCCGTCAACCCCCAGGCCCTCGCCTTTGCCCTCACCCAAACCGCCCTCAACTACCGCGCCCCCGATCTGTTTTCCGTACAGACCATTCACCAGCAGGAGCAGGGGTCTACGGCCCAGATCGACATCGCCAGCGAAAAATTGCTCCAGCTCGACAAAGACGAAGTGCATCAAGAACTATCCACTCAGTACCGGGCGGCGGTACAGCGGTTGGAGTCAGGGTATGAACTGACGTTGCAAGCCAAAGACTCCGAAATTCAGTACGTGCGGCAGCTGTTTGCCACCCAGCAGCAGACGATTGAACGGCTGACTGGTCAGCTGGCCGAGCGCAGCAGCCCGGTGATGATCCAGGGTGCAGGCAACCAGATTTACATGATCCAAAACGCAGGAGGCATGACTGTGAACAACAGCGAGACCAACATCACCGCCGGGGGCAACGTGGACATGTCCAGCGGCACCCAGATCAGCGTCGGCGGCGACCTCAGCGGCAGTGTCGATATGTCGAGCGGGGCTAAGGTCAGCATCGGCGGCGATGTCGTGGGCTCCAGCATCCTCAGCACCCTCAGCGGCCAGGTGACCACCAGCATTCAGCAACTGCGCGGCGTCAGCGTCGAGGGCAGTCAAGACCTGGCAGCGGTGCTGACGACTCTCCAGCAAGCCATCGACCAGGACACAGCCCTGTCGGAGGAGCAAAAAAAGGAGGCCCTGGAGGCGGTGGAAACCATTGCTGAAGAGGGCAAAAAGCCGCCGGAGCAGCGGGCCGCCAAACTCTGCGCCATGGCCATGAACGCCCTCAAAGGCGTAACCGCCACAGTTTCTGACGTCAGCAAGCTGGCCACGGTGCTGCAAAGTTCTGCCCCGGTGCTGCTGGCCCTGCTGGGGCTCTGAGCAGGGGCTAGGCGTCAGCGCTGACCGGCCCGATCGCAGCCTGCCCTGGGGCAAACCCGCCGCAAACTGACTCCATAACAATTCTCCCACCTCTGTCACATCCCCTGGCCAAACGGGGTACCGTAAGACCAGCATAAGTTCAGCCGTCTAGCACCATGTCTCAAGAGTTTGCCACCGGATTTCCAAGTGTGCGGCAGGTTCAAAACCTGATTCGCGATCAGGCCTCTGTTGAGGTCAAGCTCATCACTGGCGACATTATTGGGGGCCGGGTCGTCTGGCAAGATCCCCAGTGCATCTGCATTGAAACCGAGGATCAGAGCAAGCACCAAATTTGGAAACAAGCCATTGGCTTCCTGAAATATTCTTAATTCGTCATAGCGCCCTAAGCAGTCTTCATATATCCCTCTGTAGTCTGCTGAATTGATCGGGGCACAATAAATCCAGGTGGATACCTACCCTGTCGATCTCTCAGTCCCCCAATTTTCAGTAAAAGCCGTTAATCCACCCGCTTTATGGAGCTTTTGGTCAGATGACTATCGAAAAAATTGTTGAGCAAGCCCTCCAAGATGGCTACCTCACCCCCGCTATGGAAGCTGAGGTAGGGCGCATTTGCGATACCGCCGCTGAGCTGTCCATCGAAGAATACATGGCCCTCGATCGCCTGATGGGTGCCCTGCTGACCGGCGAGGTGGTGGCTGTACCCCGCAAACAGTTCATCAACGTGATGGAAGAACTGGTGCTGACCGAGGCAATTTCGCGGGTGGCCGAGATTGAGTCTACCTCCGACAAAACTCTCGATTTAGGCGATATCGCCGCCTACGCCCTCAACCGGCTGCCGCCCCTCTATGCCACCACCGAAGAGGGGGCCAATTTTCAGCGGGAAAACGCCCGCGGTGAGCTATCTGCCCTGATTGCTGACCAGGTGCAGCAGGCGATTTCTCGCAACCTCGACCAGCCCGACTTTTACCCCGAGCGCCAAACCATTCAGAAGAAAACGGGCGACAACGTGCTGCACCAGGTCAGCTCCCTGCTGCAAGACCATGCCCACAAGTTCGAGCCAGCCTCAAAGGCTTAGCTACATCGGGCACACACCGTTCTATAGCTGTATACCAGGGTCTAGATTTAGCCAGTCCGGCAAGGTCTAGACCCTGTTTTATTGAGGCTAGTTTATTTTTATGTTGGACTGGATAGGCTAGTTATAGCTACGGTCACCAAGATGAGGACAGACAGAAAACGTTCCAACGTTTTATAGCCATGGTCAACTGGGTTAAGACATTCAGCAATCTCAGGAACGTTTGAACGTTCCTGGGGAAATTGTCCTAACCAGACTGGCCACAGCTGTAACGTTTCAAGAGGCGATGTTTTAACCAGACTGGCCACAAATATAGAGCTAGAAGGGGTATACCCGCGGCGCAATCAGCACCGTCAGCAGCCAAAAGGCCAGGTTGAAGGGAATGCCGACTCGCATAAAGTCGGTAAATTTGTAGCCGCCGGGGCCGTAGACCATAAGGTTGGTCTGGTAGCCAATGGGGGTGCTAAAGCTGGCAGAGGCGGCAATCATGAGGGCAACCACAAAGGGAATAAAGCTCACCCCCAAACTCTGCGACAGCGATAGGGCGATGGGAAATACCACCGCCGCCGCCGCGTTGTTGGTAATGATCTCGGTGAGGAGAGTGGTCACCCCGTAGACAATGGCCAGGGCCATCCAGGGATTGTCTCCGGCCAGGCTGAGCACGCCCCCCGCCAAGACGGCGGCGGCCCCGGTGACCTCCAGGGCTTTGCCCAGGCCCAGGGCGGCAGCCACCACCAGCAGCACCGACCAGTCGATGGTGCGCACCCCCTGCTGAAACGAGCAGCAGCCAGTGATCACAATCAGCAGCGCGGCCAGGGTGGCGGCGTTGAGCATGTCCATCCAGCCGAAGGTAGCCAGGGCCACCATCAGCACCAAAATGGCCAAGGCAACGGGGGCGCGATCGTGGCGCAGCGGGTCGGAGTTGGGCACCTCACTGACCAGGTAAAAATCGCGGGAGGCCCGCCGTTCTTCTAGAAATGAGGGATTGGCTTCTAGCAGCAGAGTGTCGCCCGTCTGCAGCCGAATGTCGCCAATTTTGCCCGACAGGCGCTCGCCGTTGCGGCCCACCGCTAGCACCACTGCCCCGTAGCGGCTGCGAAACTTGCCCTGGCGAATGGTGACGCCCACCAGCGGACAGGTGTTCGACACCACCGCTTCGACCAGGGTGCGCTCGGTGCGAGGGGTATCGAGCTTGAAGACCTGGTCGGTGGCGGGCTGCAAGCCTCGAATCTGGTTGAGGTCAACAATGGAGTCAACCATGCCCACAAACACCAGCTGGTCTTGCTCTTGCAGCATCTCCTGGGGGCCAATGGCGGTCAGCAGTCGCCCTGCCCGCTGGATTTCGGTCAGGTATAGCCCTGGCAGATGGCGCAGGCCGGCCTGTTCGACGGTTTTACCCGCCAGGGGGCTGTGGTTTTCGACTACCATTTCGACGGTGTACTCGCGCGGGTCGTCGGTGTCGGTAATGGCGGGCTTGCGCTGGGGCAGCAGCCAGCGCTGGGCTAAAACTAGCATGAGGGTACCGGCGATCGCACAGGGCACCCCCACCGGCACCAGATCAAATAGCTGTAGCCCTGGGTAGTCGGTTTCAGCCACCAGCAGCCCGTTGACCACCAGGTTGGTGCTGGTGCCAATCAGCGTGCACATGCCCCCCATAATGGCCGCGTAGCTGAGGGGAATCATCAGCTTAGAGGGACTGATGCGCAGCTTGCGGCACCAGTCGCTGACCACCGGAATAAACATCGCCACAATTGGCGTGTTGTTGAGAAAGGCACTCATGCCCAGCACCGGCAGCATCAGCCGCAGCAGCGCCGTGGTTTGCCCCTTGGGCAGCCCCAGCACCGCGCGCGAAATAATATCGAGCCCGCCGGTTTGCTGGAGCCCGGCGACGACAACGTACAGCACGCCGACGGTCATCATCCCGGGGTTGCTAAATCCGGCCAGAGCTGTCGCGGTATCGAGCACCCCAGTCAGCAGCAAAATGGCCAGGGCCGCCAGAAAGATGGCGTCCGCCGGCAGAGTGGTCAGGGCGTTGAGCAAAAACGCGGCCAGCGTCACCCCCAGCGTCAGCCAGCCCCCCCAGGTTAGCTGCCCTGGCAGGGAGAACAGCCCTACCCTGAGGGCACCACCGACCAGGATCGCCACCCCCAGGGCCACAGCTACAACCAGAACGTCTTTGTGCACTGGCTTGCCGAGCAAAAATGTATTGTGCCGTTGCCTGTCGTGGAGCGGATCGTAGTCCATAAAGCCAACCGGGGGCGTCGCCCTGAAGGTGCTGAAATTAACCTATAGCGCAGGCCCGACCGCAAGGGTAAGCGGCTCTAGGGGCATGAAGCCTGCCAGTCTGTCTGGCCCCAACCGCCTCGAGCTGATTTACCCAGGCTGGCCACAGCCAAGAAAGAATCGCCATAGAATGCATTTGAAAGCGCAGTAGGCTTTCAGTTGCGCCCATTTTAACAGCGAGAGCAGCGCGATTTAACTTGGCTCAGCCCCGCCCCCGCAGCTGCCGCTCTGGAGGTAGCGCCCTAGGGCAACGTGGTTTCGGCCCCGGTGGCGAAGGCAGGACGCTGGTGCTTCCACGAGCCTACTTGCTCAAGCTGGGCGGCCAGCGCCAGCAGGGTGGCTTCATCAGCGGGGCGGCCCACCAGCTGCACCCCGATGGGTACGCCGCTGGGGGCAAACCCCTGGGGAATGGCCAGGGCTGGCTGACCGCTGGCGTTGAAGGGTGGGCAAGGGGCGACCCAGTTGATGACGCTGTCGAGAATTTTGGGCGATCGCAACCCTTTCCACTCCCCCACTTTAATCGTTGGGTGCATGTACACCGGCAAGATCAGCACGTCGTAGGGATGGCAGAACTGCACAATTTGGCGAGCCACCAGCTGGAGCTGAGCCACCGCCCGCAGGTAAGCGCCGCTGTTGATGCGCCAGGCCCGCCAGTAGAGCCAGCGATTCATTTTTTCTAAGACAATCCAGGGCACACCCAGCTCTGCGACGACGCACTCCCACACCACCACAAAGGGCTCAATCAGGTTTTCCAGATTAGGGAAGGTCACCTCTTCGGCGCTGTGGCCCAGGTCTTCGACCTGCTGCACGGTTTCATAGATCGCCTGTCGGCACACCGGGTCAACCTCACCAATCGGATCGAGGCGGGTGGTATAGCCAATTCGCAGGGGTCGAGGCGGTGCGTCGAGCCCCGCCAAAAACGAGGGCTCGGGATCGGGTAGCCAGTAGGGATCCCCCAGTTCGTAACCGCTCAGCACATCGAGCAGCGCTGCCGTGTCGGCGACGGTGCGCCCCAGGGGGCCATTCACCGCCAGCCCGTTGAGCCGCTCCCCCAGGGGTGAAAAGCTAATGCGCCCCCGCGAGGCTTTCATGCCCACCAGCCCGCAGCAAAAGGCTGGCCCCCGCAGAGAGCCCCCGCCATCGGAGCCCTGGGATATGGCGCACAGCCCCGCCGCCAGGGCCGCTGCCCCACCACCGCTGGAGCCCCCTGGGGTGTAGTCTAAGTTCCACGGGTTGCGGGCGGGGGGAAAGCCCGGCGGCTCGGTGTAGGGCAACGAGCCCAGCTGGGAGGTAGCGGTTTTGCCCAAAATAATCATCCCCGCCTGGCGCAGCTTACTGACGATGTAGTCGTCCTGGGGGGCAATGCGATCGCAGGCGGCCTTAATGCCATAGGCGCAGGCCACCCCCTCCACCGGGTTCAGGTCTTTGACCGAGACGGTAACCCCAAACAGCGGCGGTAAATCCTCAGGGTTGCTCGCCAAATGCTCGGTTTTGGCTTTGGCGTCGGCCAGGGCCTGCTCGGCCATCACCGTCACGTAGGCCCCCAGGGCCGGGTTGAGCCGCTCAATGCGCTCCAGGTAGAGTTCTGCTAGCTCCAGGGGCGAGATCTCTCTATGGCGAATTAGCCGAGCCTGTTCGAGGGCGGGCAAGAAGGCGAGATCGACTGAATTCATACAGGGGGGCAATGGCACAATGGCTTCAGGATATCAATCCCTGGGCGAGGGAAACGATTTCACCCTCGTCGGGCTAAGGCGACTTCTGGAAAACTTTCTCCCTAATGGTGGGCAGTGCCCACCCTACGGTGGTTGCAGTCGCCGGATAGAGCGGGGAGCTTCTTTTCCAGAAATCTCCTCAATTGTGCCGCCTGGTTTACAGGCTCTCTACTCCTAGAACAATCTGCACGATGGCAAATCTCCTAAATGAGGTCGATGCGCTGCTGAATGAGGGTGAGACCGATGCGGCCCTGCGGCTAGCCCTTCAGGTTTACCAGAGCGCACCTGAGGATGCTCTGGCCAACTATTACTGCGCGATGATCTACGACATCAACAGCCAGGAGCGCGAGGCTGCTCCCCACTACGAGCGCGCCCTAGCCCACGGCCTAGCCGGAAAAGAACGCCGTCAGGCGCTGCTGGGGCTGGGTAGCACCTACCGGGTGCTGGGACAGCATCAAAAATCCGTCGTCATACTCCGCCAGGGCCTGACGGAGTATGACGACGGGCGTGAGTTCGAGGTCTTTCTGGCCCTGACGCTGTACTGCCTGGGCGACTATGCCCAGGCGATGGAACTGCTGCTCCGCAACCTGGCCGAGACTACACAGGATGCTCAGCTTCAAGACTACGGCCAGGCCCTGCTGTACTATGCCAAAAACTTGGATTGGCCAGCCCCTCACCCCGGCGATTAATCTGGCTCGGCGGCGGGCTATAGAGTTAGCGACTGGGGCTTGTTTTCAATCACGTCGGCTAGATCTTTGAGGAAGGCGGCGGCATCGGCCCCGTAGATGATGCGGTGGTCGCAGGTGATATTGACCTGCATCTGGCGCTTGACGCCCATCAGGCCGTCGGCGGTGGCCACCACCGTGGGGCGAGAGGCCCCGATCGCCAAAATTGAGCCCTGCCCCGGCGGCAAAATCGCGTCGAAGCGATCG
Above is a window of Nodosilinea sp. PGN35 DNA encoding:
- a CDS encoding late competence development ComFB family protein, coding for MTIEKIVEQALQDGYLTPAMEAEVGRICDTAAELSIEEYMALDRLMGALLTGEVVAVPRKQFINVMEELVLTEAISRVAEIESTSDKTLDLGDIAAYALNRLPPLYATTEEGANFQRENARGELSALIADQVQQAISRNLDQPDFYPERQTIQKKTGDNVLHQVSSLLQDHAHKFEPASKA
- a CDS encoding RNA-binding protein hfq, whose translation is MSQEFATGFPSVRQVQNLIRDQASVEVKLITGDIIGGRVVWQDPQCICIETEDQSKHQIWKQAIGFLKYS
- a CDS encoding SLC13 family permease, translated to MDYDPLHDRQRHNTFLLGKPVHKDVLVVAVALGVAILVGGALRVGLFSLPGQLTWGGWLTLGVTLAAFLLNALTTLPADAIFLAALAILLLTGVLDTATALAGFSNPGMMTVGVLYVVVAGLQQTGGLDIISRAVLGLPKGQTTALLRLMLPVLGMSAFLNNTPIVAMFIPVVSDWCRKLRISPSKLMIPLSYAAIMGGMCTLIGTSTNLVVNGLLVAETDYPGLQLFDLVPVGVPCAIAGTLMLVLAQRWLLPQRKPAITDTDDPREYTVEMVVENHSPLAGKTVEQAGLRHLPGLYLTEIQRAGRLLTAIGPQEMLQEQDQLVFVGMVDSIVDLNQIRGLQPATDQVFKLDTPRTERTLVEAVVSNTCPLVGVTIRQGKFRSRYGAVVLAVGRNGERLSGKIGDIRLQTGDTLLLEANPSFLEERRASRDFYLVSEVPNSDPLRHDRAPVALAILVLMVALATFGWMDMLNAATLAALLIVITGCCSFQQGVRTIDWSVLLVVAAALGLGKALEVTGAAAVLAGGVLSLAGDNPWMALAIVYGVTTLLTEIITNNAAAAVVFPIALSLSQSLGVSFIPFVVALMIAASASFSTPIGYQTNLMVYGPGGYKFTDFMRVGIPFNLAFWLLTVLIAPRVYPF
- a CDS encoding S-layer homology domain-containing protein; translation: MGSFFSDAQVDQSNYRRLQEWWWLQGNLGRSRWKRWFRVAGTGAPKEDEIENVEVKKEDLNRVLEITRERQYGKQAKQFTVAKDQTTFLPLTSLEVGTERSRAICRIARYFSLKAWNALISSIEVSENVADYTSEATLREIFAIPEQVAEDIFRPTDTYNPAQDSPLKALRSLDESQLAKINPIPIGTGFLVGGTHLMTNHHVIADPEEALECVAQFNYVRDSTGLLQQSVDYTFAPSMLFVTNAALDYSLVQLEAGQFTRQAGYVFGWLQLVGDESNVAPGLSADQVKQLNALEPNGAKSQHSAQKVKPILGDRVLLVQHPKGQEKQLVQNDNRVLDYDKNGLLDNFVRYTTGSDYGSSGSPVFNINWDLVALHHAAIAEAETLPQENTFSKGDETLRKDTMPNSISDEPAATAAIADNKSKKPVIEAYQGVRICRIVEDLQQKGRELPKLKSFLEDFVVTQEQLNHLPFPAGIQFRGAEQYVSVSNVVSVLTVSPAGHVTLWSPEGAALKRLSLPNQETIDHICLKTDGKLLAVARSPQSDQRSFIELWAIEMPDISSAKLTCLRTFIGNHPLWKTPAKIGDLNFSSDGEAIAAISIDGYIDIWHLDGTLIKSLDILATAYEHTSVQQFEKTISEINLHLEKLNSYFKGIEQDPYGETFQLLNELASAQGTRLTPEGWLGTLHEEITKGQKRVDELTIRASHFYEENPVVGYCIPHSILIYGTYPRLAIERDDKFVSLSTPIEKFRLKSDGTGAFLTLSGGSPYYWDFTDSPFISLADYINFPEIKSSFIRDFVLSSDESILALASHSIEICHPNNGLLISSDPVNYEIKEIKISENNRVVLALSENGHIDAFDVSDGRPLGRYASEDAIAFSVNLDWQASRQKSAISFGQNNLYSLEAWVKPNTANAGIILVKGTQYDIEYSIFIAYGKIYFVRMVGLPISRLLNSTIHDPVNMGMLGIHEFHGGKIDVNSFLHIAVVFDGNVIRLYLQGELAAAEDLILKKQFSPIHESMRAAASSELFQSSLMIGGLTRYLTGSSNSASIKASFDGVIAEVRIWNTARTQEQIQANMRRRLPPSAKTEGLVGYWRFEETQENQVRNLVGDGDYGIVIGAERLTQVEVPLPLPVGLEFRHPGDRVSCGQVARLETPTAITLEAWVKHSYGNGVIASCQGVQGSGYALIWQDQKIRVILHDQNSAIRTVLDTRGSVPSDRAFHHIAFTWDQASQEIQVYIDSRRQDTVSIKGDYETIPINGQYRSTGLFKGLLASDNEPFYIGAMGSSPAGGGQRQWVIAEVRLWNVARTQNQIRATMSQHLVEPKPGLVGYWRLDDGGAIAHNQVAIWQGRSGPEHHGSIQGATWFPAALPAPNIAPVISEDLDFERHSGINSSEARSGGETGGTKSKSGNVESGSASLPADVPSDHWARFWIRAVINKQAMPLNTQGQFEPNNGVSTGDYVTAIAAAFDRPLRLDATVFRNLSATEAPYAAAQKAYRMGFLLLPQDNTLDLQRQITRLEAIVCFVRGFNLKGGTLNLVSGYPDSTAIPEGLRSLVATALRHGLVVIPNGAGQLTPHRPLTRAELAAMIYQGQVIEGRADLLSSPHLVHLEEPLALFVDVLNPSAPPHWAEGFIRGLLDLGLINGFSDGTFRPDARVSRADFASLLVSAFDPSPRGDRLQANVSQLFRDVPTSHPQLRAIQQIYRSGAMSGLDNGTFGVAAAISREQAIAALVAILDLRAATTDSLTRYPDRATISPWAQGAIAAATEAELIVTPDSTAPQIRANQAATRAEIATLVYQGLVIRGVASPIL
- a CDS encoding pentapeptide repeat-containing protein yields the protein MTSWPPQTANRDIRGQRFDQPSLPADLQGAIAGQRPLQKILLLSLLLLGCALTSALVSVLTTTKGLELVGLGRFGGTFSESLATTAILITWLGVAIYQPWVRALAVVVVGLGLAIALQALLDRLEMIALVDRYFFVATTITVLVCWSLYAMTFELVRWAIATIDILFVRASRVQPLVLGAVMLGAIAGSLIGSSPDPYQIGGIPAATPAETLVARLVGMALTVALPLAAWGANRHRHSPWQHPDRLRDLALVWGAVGGTSFYDLNLDQVNFAGASLANTDLRGRSLYRTCFRQAQRLERARTDNRYLDLDNPKVQALLTHGTSADRDFRGLNLQGINLRRTADFPPADLQEIDFSGANLMGADLRGANLTGSSLAQANLVNADLSEATLTDTCIEDWHLSPSTRFQGVICQRVFLRRSPKGHFLDPQPERGEFQPGEFEVWVAAIQRSVSLSFQEAVNPQALAFALTQTALNYRAPDLFSVQTIHQQEQGSTAQIDIASEKLLQLDKDEVHQELSTQYRAAVQRLESGYELTLQAKDSEIQYVRQLFATQQQTIERLTGQLAERSSPVMIQGAGNQIYMIQNAGGMTVNNSETNITAGGNVDMSSGTQISVGGDLSGSVDMSSGAKVSIGGDVVGSSILSTLSGQVTTSIQQLRGVSVEGSQDLAAVLTTLQQAIDQDTALSEEQKKEALEAVETIAEEGKKPPEQRAAKLCAMAMNALKGVTATVSDVSKLATVLQSSAPVLLALLGL